One window from the genome of Hippopotamus amphibius kiboko isolate mHipAmp2 chromosome 13, mHipAmp2.hap2, whole genome shotgun sequence encodes:
- the KIAA1143 gene encoding uncharacterized protein KIAA1143 homolog gives MSKRNQVSYVRPAEPAFLARFKERVGYKEGPTVETKRIQLQLPDEDGDHSDKEDEQPQVVVLKKGDLSAEEVMKIKAEIKAAKADEEPASADGRIMYRKPVKRSSDEKYSGLTASSKKKKTNEDKINKQESVKKNSQKQIKNSSLLSFDDEDGNEEVRTSLWIREMIMCLVTSTSPAPTEGSHVTALLS, from the exons ATGAGCAAGCGGAACCAGGTGTCGTACGTGCGGCCAGCCGAGCCGGCGTTCCTGGCCCGCTTCAAGGAACGGGTCGGCTACAAAGAAGGGCCCACCGTAGAAACCAAG agaATCCAGCTTCAGCTCCCAGATGAAGATGGTGATCACAGTGACAAAGAAGATGAACAGCCCCAAGTGGTGGTTTTAAAAAAGGGAGACTTGTCAGCTGAAGAAGTCAtgaaaattaaagcagaaataaaggcTGCCAAAGCAG ACGAAGAACCAGCTTCAGCTGATGGAAGAATTATGTATCGAAAACCAGTCAAGCGTTCCTCAGATGAAAAGTATTCTGGTTTAACAGCAAgctcaaaaaagaagaaaacaaatgaagataaaataaataagcaggaaTCAGTTAAAAAGAACTcacaaaagcaaatcaaaaaCAGTAGCCTCCTTTCTTTTGACGATGAAGATGGAAATGAAGAAGT cAGAACCTCACTTTGGATAAGGGAGATGATCATGTGCCTAGTTACCAGTACTTCCCCAGCTCCTACTGAGGGTAGCCATGTGACAGCTCTGCTAAGTTAA